One part of the Olleya sp. YS genome encodes these proteins:
- the dnaB gene encoding replicative DNA helicase, producing the protein MKQPNQIKGYQVDKSTIISLEKGKIPPQALDLEEVVLGAMMIDKKGVDEVIDILSPEAFYKEAHQHIFEAIFMLFQESQPIDLLTVSTQLKKNSKLDLAGGDFYLISLTQKVSSSAHIEFHARIILQKYIQRSLIKISSEIIEDSYDETQDVFDLLDKAESKLYEVTQGNIKKSSETAQDLVIQAKKKIEEISKKEGMSGIPSGFDKLDKLTSGWQESDLIIIAARPGMGKTAFTLTMARNVAVNSNIPVAFFSLEMASVQLITRLISSETGLSSEKLRTGKLEKHEWEQLNTKVKDLEKAPLFIDDTPSLSIFDLRAKARRLASQHGIKMIMIDYLQLMTASGSGGNREQEISTISRNLKALAKELSVPVIALSQLSRAVETRGGSKRPLLSDLRESGAIEQDADIVSFIYRPEYYKIDEWDDEERSPTEGQGEFIVAKHRNGGLDSIRLKFIGHLGKFDNLDDFDTPFGQEFHSKMNAAANDNTFAPDNFPTANDAFDAPEQDDNDVPF; encoded by the coding sequence ATGAAGCAACCTAATCAAATAAAAGGGTACCAAGTTGACAAGAGCACCATTATTAGCCTTGAAAAGGGGAAGATTCCACCTCAGGCTTTAGATTTGGAAGAAGTTGTTCTTGGTGCTATGATGATTGACAAAAAAGGGGTTGATGAGGTCATAGATATTTTAAGTCCTGAAGCATTTTACAAAGAGGCACATCAGCACATCTTTGAAGCCATATTCATGCTGTTTCAAGAAAGTCAACCTATTGACTTATTAACAGTTTCTACGCAATTAAAGAAAAACTCAAAGTTAGATTTAGCAGGTGGTGATTTTTATCTTATTTCTTTAACTCAAAAAGTATCCTCTTCTGCGCATATCGAGTTTCATGCACGTATTATTTTACAAAAATATATTCAGCGTAGTTTAATTAAGATTTCTTCAGAAATTATTGAAGATTCTTATGATGAAACCCAAGATGTATTTGATTTGTTAGATAAAGCAGAATCTAAATTATATGAAGTTACCCAAGGAAACATTAAAAAATCTAGTGAAACTGCTCAAGATTTAGTAATTCAAGCTAAAAAGAAAATTGAAGAAATTTCGAAAAAAGAAGGAATGAGCGGAATCCCTTCTGGATTTGATAAACTAGACAAATTAACCTCTGGTTGGCAAGAAAGTGATTTAATTATTATTGCAGCACGTCCTGGTATGGGTAAAACAGCTTTTACCTTAACTATGGCTCGTAATGTAGCGGTAAATTCAAATATTCCTGTTGCATTTTTCTCTCTAGAGATGGCATCTGTACAGTTAATTACACGTTTAATTTCTAGCGAAACTGGGTTGTCTTCAGAAAAACTAAGAACTGGAAAACTAGAAAAGCATGAGTGGGAACAGCTTAATACTAAAGTTAAAGACTTAGAAAAGGCACCATTGTTTATTGATGATACACCATCACTTTCTATTTTTGATCTACGTGCAAAAGCACGTCGTTTAGCTTCACAACATGGTATAAAAATGATCATGATTGATTATTTACAGCTAATGACAGCTTCTGGTTCAGGTGGTAATCGTGAACAAGAAATCTCTACTATTTCCAGAAACCTAAAAGCACTAGCTAAAGAGTTAAGTGTACCTGTTATAGCATTATCACAGCTGTCACGTGCAGTAGAAACTCGTGGTGGAAGCAAACGTCCTTTACTATCAGATTTACGTGAGTCTGGTGCAATCGAGCAAGATGCAGATATTGTTAGCTTTATTTACAGACCAGAATATTATAAAATAGACGAGTGGGATGACGAAGAACGCTCACCAACAGAAGGTCAAGGAGAGTTTATTGTAGCAAAACATCGTAATGGAGGTTTAGATAGTATTAGATTAAAATTTATTGGACACTTAGGTAAATTTGATAATCTAGACGATTTTGACACGCCTTTTGGTCAAGAGTTTCACAGTAAAATGAATGCTGCTGCAAACGATAATACTTTTGCTCCAGATAATTTCCCAACTGCCAACGATGCTTTTGATGCACCAGAACAGGATGACAATGATGTGCCTTTTTAA
- a CDS encoding DMT family transporter, producing the protein MQNDKLKNYLHLHVLVFIAGFTAILGKLITINAVSLVWYRMLIATVLMFIYIKITKVNISITKKGFFKLSIAGIIIALHWITFFGSIQVSNASIALAMFSTGAFFASFIEPIIYKRKIIAYEIVFGLIVIVGIYLIVQSELKYIYGMVLGVISAFLSSLFAVLNGKFLEEHSATKISFYEFVSGVFFISIYILFFGEGFNANHFNISASDWLWLFILASVCTAYAFIASVYVMRFISPYTVVLTYNLEPIYGIILALILFPETETMSTSFYIGAFIILGVVLLNGILKNWKQSKI; encoded by the coding sequence ATGCAAAACGATAAACTTAAAAATTATCTTCACCTTCATGTTCTAGTATTTATAGCTGGTTTTACAGCTATTCTCGGAAAACTTATTACTATAAATGCGGTTAGCTTAGTTTGGTATAGAATGTTAATAGCTACGGTTTTAATGTTTATTTACATTAAAATTACTAAAGTCAATATCTCTATTACAAAAAAAGGATTTTTCAAATTATCCATTGCAGGTATCATAATCGCATTGCATTGGATAACCTTTTTCGGATCTATTCAAGTATCTAATGCCTCTATTGCGTTAGCTATGTTTTCAACTGGTGCTTTTTTTGCATCATTCATAGAACCTATAATTTATAAGCGTAAAATAATTGCTTATGAGATTGTTTTTGGACTAATTGTAATTGTTGGTATTTACTTAATAGTTCAAAGCGAATTAAAATATATATATGGAATGGTATTAGGTGTCATTTCGGCATTTTTATCCTCACTATTTGCAGTGCTTAACGGAAAATTTTTAGAAGAGCATTCTGCTACTAAAATTTCGTTTTATGAGTTTGTAAGTGGTGTATTTTTTATATCAATTTATATATTATTTTTTGGTGAAGGCTTTAATGCTAATCATTTTAATATTTCAGCTTCAGATTGGTTATGGCTATTTATTCTAGCTTCAGTATGTACAGCTTACGCATTTATAGCTTCAGTGTATGTGATGCGATTTATTAGTCCTTATACTGTAGTTTTAACTTATAATTTAGAGCCTATATACGGAATCATTTTAGCTTTAATACTATTCCCAGAAACCGAAACCATGTCTACCTCTTTTTACATTGGTGCCTTCATTATATTAGGTGTTGTTTTATTAAACGGAATATTAAAAAACTGGAAACAATCAAAGATTTAA
- a CDS encoding transketolase family protein has translation MKTYTNTGSKDTRSGFGAGLTELGQTNNNVVALCADLIGSLKMDDFKKNHPERFFQVGIAEANMIGMAAGLTIGGKIPFTGTFANFSTGRVYDQIRQSVAYSDKNVKICASHAGLTLGEDGATHQILEDIGLMKMLPGMVVINPCDYNQTKAATIAIADHHGPVYLRFGRPKVANFTPENQKFEIGKALQLQSGSDVTIVATGHLVWEALEAAKALHDKGISAEVINIHTIKPLDANAIIESVKKTKCIVTAEEHNHLGGLGESIARVLSQHQPTPQEFVATNDTFGESGTPEQLMEKYGLNADAIVKASEKVINRK, from the coding sequence ATGAAAACATATACAAATACAGGAAGTAAAGATACGCGTTCAGGTTTTGGAGCTGGACTAACAGAATTAGGACAAACTAATAATAACGTTGTTGCGCTGTGTGCCGATTTAATTGGCTCTCTAAAAATGGATGACTTTAAAAAAAATCATCCAGAGCGTTTTTTTCAGGTTGGAATCGCAGAAGCTAATATGATAGGTATGGCAGCAGGATTAACCATTGGTGGCAAAATACCATTTACAGGTACTTTTGCAAACTTTTCTACAGGTCGTGTGTACGATCAAATAAGACAAAGTGTTGCTTACTCTGATAAAAATGTAAAAATCTGTGCTTCGCACGCAGGTTTAACTTTAGGTGAAGATGGTGCTACACACCAAATTCTTGAGGATATTGGCTTAATGAAGATGTTACCAGGTATGGTAGTGATTAATCCTTGTGATTATAATCAAACTAAAGCTGCAACAATTGCAATTGCAGATCACCATGGTCCAGTATATTTACGTTTTGGACGTCCAAAAGTTGCCAATTTTACACCTGAAAATCAAAAATTTGAAATTGGAAAAGCCTTACAATTACAATCTGGAAGTGATGTAACTATTGTTGCTACTGGACATTTAGTATGGGAAGCTTTAGAAGCTGCAAAAGCTTTACATGATAAGGGTATCTCTGCTGAAGTCATCAATATACACACCATTAAACCTTTAGACGCTAATGCTATTATAGAATCTGTAAAGAAAACTAAATGCATTGTAACAGCCGAAGAGCATAACCATTTAGGTGGTTTAGGAGAAAGTATAGCACGTGTTTTATCACAACATCAGCCAACACCTCAAGAATTTGTTGCAACCAACGATACCTTTGGTGAATCTGGAACACCAGAGCAACTCATGGAAAAATATGGTTTAAACGCAGATGCTATTGTAAAAGCATCCGAAAAAGTTATAAATCGTAAGTAG
- the tgt gene encoding tRNA guanosine(34) transglycosylase Tgt, with product MTFDLKGKDTQSNARAGVITTDHGVIETPIFMPVGTVASVKGVHQRELKEDINPDIILGNTYHLYLKPQTEILEKAGGLHKFMNWDRNILTDSGGYQVYSLSANRKIKEEGVKFKSHIDGSYHTFTPENVMEIQRSIGADIIMAFDECTPYPCDYNYARRSMHMTHRWLDRCINHLEKVPFKYDYSQAFFPIVQGSTYKDLRKQSAEYIANAGAVGNAIGGLSVGEPAEEMYAMTEVVTDILPEDKPRYLMGVGTPINILENIALGVDMFDCVMPTRNARNGMLFTAHGTINIKNLKWRDDFSPIDEMGITFVDTEYSKAYLRHLFTVNELLGKQIATIHNLGFYLWLTREARKHILAGDFRTWKDQMVKQMDKRL from the coding sequence ATGACTTTCGATTTAAAAGGAAAAGATACGCAAAGCAACGCTAGAGCAGGAGTAATAACAACAGATCATGGAGTTATTGAAACTCCTATTTTTATGCCTGTTGGTACTGTAGCATCGGTTAAAGGAGTGCATCAAAGAGAATTAAAAGAAGATATTAATCCTGATATTATTTTAGGTAATACTTACCACTTATATTTAAAACCACAAACCGAAATACTAGAGAAAGCAGGAGGTTTACACAAATTTATGAACTGGGACCGAAATATCTTAACAGACTCTGGTGGTTATCAAGTATACTCGCTATCTGCAAATAGAAAAATTAAAGAAGAAGGCGTCAAATTTAAATCTCATATAGACGGAAGTTACCATACATTCACACCAGAAAATGTCATGGAAATTCAACGAAGTATAGGTGCAGATATTATTATGGCTTTTGACGAGTGTACACCTTATCCATGTGATTATAATTATGCAAGACGATCTATGCATATGACACATCGTTGGTTGGATAGGTGCATTAATCATCTAGAAAAAGTACCTTTTAAATATGATTATTCTCAAGCGTTTTTTCCTATAGTACAAGGTAGTACCTATAAAGATCTACGTAAACAATCTGCCGAATATATTGCAAATGCTGGTGCAGTTGGTAACGCTATTGGTGGCTTATCTGTAGGTGAGCCAGCAGAAGAGATGTATGCGATGACAGAGGTAGTTACAGATATATTACCAGAGGATAAGCCACGTTATTTAATGGGAGTTGGTACACCAATAAATATACTTGAAAATATTGCATTAGGCGTTGATATGTTTGATTGTGTTATGCCAACCCGTAATGCTAGAAACGGAATGTTATTTACTGCTCATGGTACTATTAATATCAAAAACTTAAAATGGCGTGATGATTTTTCGCCTATTGATGAGATGGGAATTACTTTTGTAGATACAGAATACAGTAAAGCCTATTTAAGACATTTGTTTACTGTTAACGAGTTATTAGGAAAACAAATTGCTACCATTCATAATTTAGGATTTTATTTATGGTTGACCAGAGAAGCTAGAAAACATATTTTAGCAGGAGATTTTAGAACTTGGAAAGACCAAATGGTAAAGCAAATGGATAAACGTCTATAA
- a CDS encoding transketolase: MASIQQLEDLTTQVRRDILRMVHKVNSGHPGGSLGCAEFFVALYKKIMDRKEGFDMDGIGEDIFFLSNGHISPVYYSVLARSGYFPVEELNTFRLINSRLQGHPTTHENLPGVRIASGSLGQGLSVALGAAQAKKLNGCQHLIYSLHGDGEMQEGQNWEAIMYAAGNKVDNIIATIDLNGQQIDGPTDKVLPMGSFRAKFEAFGWTVVDIENGNSIEDILKGMEKAKSLTGQGKPVCVLLKTVMGHGVDFMMHTHAWHGKAPNDEQLAIGLEQNPETLGDY; the protein is encoded by the coding sequence ATGGCAAGCATACAACAATTAGAAGATTTAACAACACAAGTACGCAGAGATATTTTACGTATGGTCCACAAAGTAAATTCTGGTCATCCAGGTGGTTCTTTAGGTTGCGCAGAGTTTTTTGTAGCACTTTATAAAAAAATCATGGACAGAAAAGAAGGATTTGATATGGATGGTATTGGAGAAGATATTTTCTTCTTATCCAATGGACATATTTCTCCTGTTTATTATAGTGTTTTAGCACGATCAGGTTATTTTCCTGTAGAAGAATTAAACACCTTTAGATTAATAAATTCTAGACTACAAGGTCATCCAACCACTCACGAAAATTTACCAGGAGTTAGAATTGCTTCCGGATCGTTAGGACAAGGATTAAGTGTAGCGTTAGGTGCAGCACAAGCTAAAAAATTAAACGGTTGTCAACATTTAATTTACAGTTTACATGGTGATGGAGAAATGCAAGAAGGTCAAAATTGGGAAGCTATTATGTATGCAGCTGGTAATAAAGTAGATAATATTATTGCTACAATAGATTTAAATGGTCAACAGATTGATGGACCAACTGACAAAGTATTACCAATGGGTAGTTTTAGAGCAAAATTTGAAGCTTTTGGTTGGACAGTTGTAGATATAGAAAACGGTAATTCTATAGAAGACATCTTAAAAGGTATGGAAAAAGCTAAAAGCCTTACAGGACAAGGTAAACCTGTTTGTGTGCTACTAAAAACAGTTATGGGTCATGGTGTAGATTTTATGATGCATACGCATGCTTGGCATGGTAAAGCACCAAACGACGAGCAGCTTGCTATTGGATTAGAGCAAAATCCTGAAACTTTAGGTGATTACTAA
- a CDS encoding asparagine synthetase B yields the protein MKKLAAFIILFLFVNQIFASYILIPMDADTQKNHLKAYGITYWTLEKDIKVKWLLNYRGGSFLLPDSEDIQRECQIRGVSFEVLSDAKTEKILEEISSPSKNMEAVVLEKAPKIAVYTPKGKLPWDDAVTMVLSYAEIPYETVYDEEVLKDELLLYDWLHLHHEDFTGQYGKFYARYRQAAWYIQEKKDAEALAAKLGYTKVSEAKRDVALKIRDYVVGGGFMFAMCSATDSFDIALSAENIDICEPMFDGDASDGNYQSKIDFSKTFAFKDYTLERSPMVYEFSSIDMTTKRMIPKETDYFSLMDFSAKWDPIPTMLCQNHTALVKGFMGQTTSFTREEIKSNVLVMGENKTNGEAKYIHGIKGKGFFTFYGGHDPEDYTHKVGDPKTELELHPTSPGYRLILNNVLFPAAKKKKQKT from the coding sequence ATGAAAAAATTAGCAGCATTTATAATCCTGTTTCTATTTGTTAATCAAATATTTGCATCCTATATTTTAATTCCTATGGATGCAGACACGCAAAAAAATCATTTAAAAGCTTACGGAATAACTTATTGGACTTTAGAAAAAGATATAAAAGTAAAATGGCTTCTTAACTATAGAGGTGGTTCGTTTTTATTACCAGATAGTGAAGACATTCAACGAGAATGTCAAATAAGAGGTGTTAGTTTTGAAGTACTATCTGATGCTAAAACAGAGAAAATTTTAGAAGAAATTAGCAGTCCTAGTAAAAATATGGAAGCAGTTGTGCTTGAAAAAGCACCAAAAATTGCGGTCTATACACCAAAGGGTAAATTACCTTGGGACGATGCTGTTACTATGGTATTAAGCTATGCAGAAATCCCTTATGAAACCGTTTATGATGAAGAGGTATTAAAAGACGAACTTCTGTTGTATGATTGGTTGCACCTACATCACGAAGATTTTACAGGACAATACGGAAAATTTTATGCACGCTACCGTCAAGCAGCTTGGTATATACAAGAAAAGAAGGATGCAGAAGCTTTAGCAGCAAAATTAGGATACACTAAAGTTTCTGAGGCAAAAAGAGATGTGGCACTTAAAATTAGAGATTATGTTGTAGGAGGAGGATTCATGTTCGCCATGTGCAGTGCTACAGACAGTTTTGATATTGCATTATCTGCAGAAAATATAGATATCTGCGAGCCTATGTTTGATGGAGATGCAAGCGATGGTAATTACCAATCAAAAATAGATTTTTCTAAAACATTTGCTTTTAAAGATTATACCTTAGAACGTAGTCCAATGGTATACGAGTTTTCAAGCATAGATATGACTACTAAGCGAATGATTCCAAAAGAAACTGACTATTTTTCATTAATGGATTTTTCAGCTAAATGGGACCCAATTCCAACTATGTTGTGTCAAAATCATACTGCTTTGGTTAAGGGATTTATGGGACAAACAACATCCTTTACAAGAGAAGAAATTAAATCAAACGTACTTGTCATGGGAGAAAATAAAACTAATGGAGAGGCTAAATACATACACGGTATAAAAGGAAAAGGCTTTTTTACCTTTTATGGTGGACACGATCCTGAAGATTACACCCATAAAGTTGGAGATCCTAAAACCGAATTGGAATTACACCCAACCTCACCAGGCTACCGATTAATTTTAAACAATGTGTTATTTCCTGCAGCAAAAAAGAAAAAGCAAAAAACATAA
- a CDS encoding LptF/LptG family permease, with translation MKILDWYILKRYLMTFAVMLLLFIPIGITVHLAEKIGKILENNAPFGEVMQYLLDFTIYFAHLLFPLFLFLSVIWFTSKLANNTEVVAFLSSGVSFTRFLRPYLIGGVIVAIISIVLGLYLAPNASKGFNNFKYKYLSGKKALNNTNVLKQINDKEIIYVTSFDTKNKTGINFTLEHFEEGKMSYKISASNIRYYEEDSAFVLRNYVKRTIGENNDVLEVQRKKDTILSFDLDDLTPEDYIAETLRYNELIQFIDREEKRGSKYIGRYKLAKYQKWSLPVSVFILTIIAVAVSSRKRRGGMGVNLAFGICIAMIFVFFDKIFGTLASQSDFSPLLAVWFPNIIFGVLALILLRNAKR, from the coding sequence GTGAAAATATTAGATTGGTACATACTAAAACGTTATTTAATGACATTTGCAGTCATGCTTTTGTTATTTATACCTATTGGTATAACCGTCCATTTAGCTGAAAAAATTGGTAAAATTCTTGAAAATAATGCGCCTTTCGGCGAAGTTATGCAGTACTTGTTAGACTTTACCATTTATTTTGCACATTTATTATTTCCTTTATTTTTATTTTTATCTGTAATATGGTTTACTTCAAAATTAGCTAATAACACTGAAGTTGTTGCGTTTTTAAGTTCTGGTGTATCGTTTACACGATTTTTAAGACCCTATCTAATTGGAGGTGTAATAGTAGCAATTATATCAATTGTTTTAGGATTGTATTTAGCTCCAAATGCTAGTAAAGGATTTAATAATTTTAAATATAAATACCTCTCTGGAAAAAAAGCACTTAATAACACTAATGTATTAAAACAAATTAATGATAAAGAAATCATTTACGTCACTAGTTTTGATACCAAAAACAAAACAGGTATAAATTTTACTTTAGAACATTTTGAAGAAGGTAAGATGAGCTATAAAATTAGTGCGTCTAATATTAGGTATTATGAAGAAGATTCAGCATTTGTGTTACGTAATTACGTTAAAAGAACCATTGGAGAAAACAACGATGTACTTGAAGTGCAAAGAAAAAAAGATACTATTTTAAGTTTTGATTTGGATGATCTAACTCCTGAAGATTATATAGCTGAAACTTTAAGGTATAATGAATTGATTCAATTTATCGATAGAGAAGAAAAAAGAGGCTCTAAGTACATAGGACGTTATAAATTAGCTAAATATCAAAAATGGAGTTTACCTGTTTCAGTCTTTATATTAACCATCATAGCAGTTGCGGTGTCGTCAAGAAAACGTCGTGGTGGTATGGGAGTTAATTTAGCTTTCGGCATTTGTATAGCCATGATATTTGTATTTTTTGACAAAATATTTGGGACCCTTGCTTCACAATCAGATTTTTCGCCATTACTAGCAGTCTGGTTTCCAAACATTATTTTTGGAGTATTAGCACTTATCTTACTGCGCAATGCAAAACGATAA
- a CDS encoding AI-2E family transporter: MDKIKTTNYLLLVIVIPIIFYLLKVLSFIFVPLVFSMFIALLFLPLMRFLRKRKLPKMVSVIIVMLVIALGIKIGVELVKLSSREILASDSQFFHKAEDKINTLVDSVEAFFGVQKVEGSRSLTRLVNKEALLDNLSPTLSFISKFLTALLMTTFFVVLWLAESINVEKLINRTILKKKHTSIKTFMKIEKDLIKFIKVKFLVSFLTGVFTGLACYFFDVSFPIFWGLFAFLINFVQMVGSFITVILLSIFAFVELETSSKLLFFILSIAGTQVLYGSILEPVFMGKSFSINVIAVLVMLMFWGYIWGVPGLIMAIPITVFLKIIFEQFPRTKIISDLLSGSSS; the protein is encoded by the coding sequence ATGGATAAAATAAAAACTACTAACTATTTACTTTTAGTCATTGTAATACCTATTATATTTTACTTATTAAAAGTATTGTCCTTTATATTTGTGCCCTTAGTGTTTTCTATGTTTATTGCATTATTGTTTTTACCATTAATGCGCTTTTTACGTAAACGAAAACTCCCTAAAATGGTTAGTGTTATTATAGTAATGTTAGTCATAGCTTTAGGTATAAAAATAGGAGTGGAGTTAGTTAAATTATCAAGTAGAGAGATCTTAGCATCAGATTCTCAGTTTTTTCATAAAGCAGAAGACAAAATAAACACTTTAGTAGATAGTGTTGAAGCATTTTTTGGAGTTCAAAAAGTAGAGGGAAGTCGCTCATTAACAAGGTTAGTAAATAAGGAGGCATTACTGGATAATTTATCTCCAACACTTAGCTTTATTAGTAAATTTTTGACAGCTCTACTAATGACAACCTTTTTTGTCGTACTATGGTTAGCAGAATCTATTAATGTAGAAAAGTTAATAAATAGAACAATTTTAAAGAAAAAACACACGTCTATTAAAACCTTCATGAAAATTGAAAAAGACTTAATAAAATTTATTAAAGTTAAGTTTTTAGTCAGTTTTTTAACAGGTGTTTTTACTGGATTAGCCTGCTATTTCTTTGATGTAAGCTTTCCCATTTTCTGGGGATTATTTGCGTTTTTAATCAATTTTGTGCAAATGGTAGGCTCGTTTATTACAGTAATTTTACTGTCCATTTTTGCGTTTGTCGAGCTAGAAACATCCAGTAAACTATTATTTTTTATCTTATCAATTGCTGGTACCCAAGTACTGTATGGTAGTATTTTAGAACCAGTTTTTATGGGTAAATCATTCTCTATAAATGTTATAGCTGTACTAGTTATGCTAATGTTTTGGGGATATATTTGGGGTGTTCCAGGATTAATTATGGCAATTCCTATTACAGTATTTCTTAAAATTATTTTTGAACAATTTCCCAGAACAAAAATTATTTCAGACCTGCTCTCTGGCTCATCTAGTTAA
- a CDS encoding RNA-binding S4 domain-containing protein, translated as MRIDKFLWCVRYFKTRNIATIACKKGHVKVNEAVVKPSREVYPTDTIEVRKNQVNYKLTVLDIPPNRVGAKLVDIYRVDKTPKSAFEAQELLKLAKDYYRKKGVGRPTKKDRRDLDNLTFENEQ; from the coding sequence ATGCGAATAGATAAATTTTTATGGTGTGTTAGATATTTTAAAACCAGAAACATTGCTACAATTGCATGCAAAAAAGGGCACGTGAAGGTAAATGAAGCTGTAGTCAAACCTAGTAGAGAGGTTTATCCAACAGATACTATAGAGGTTAGAAAAAATCAAGTAAATTACAAACTAACCGTTTTAGACATACCTCCAAACAGAGTTGGAGCTAAATTGGTTGATATTTACAGAGTTGATAAAACACCAAAATCTGCTTTTGAAGCTCAAGAATTACTTAAATTAGCTAAAGATTACTATAGAAAAAAAGGAGTTGGACGACCAACTAAAAAAGATAGAAGAGATTTAGATAATTTAACCTTTGAAAATGAACAATAA
- a CDS encoding outer membrane beta-barrel protein, translating to MKILKRFYKNLSPETGVSKKLILTSIGSLLFTTLIFAQTKSGFGIKGGLNYNGNGDYFESISNNYQNPDQNIGYHVGIFGKLGNKLYFRPELVYTATSSDYDAGTFDFKKLDAPLLVGIKVLGPISVFGGPSVQYVLDSGFENATINTIENDFSVGLNFGIGFSINKIGLDLRYERGFNDNEATIINNNITINNPNRLDTRPEQLILSLSIML from the coding sequence ATGAAAATTTTAAAAAGATTTTACAAAAACTTAAGTCCTGAAACAGGTGTAAGTAAAAAATTAATTTTAACATCAATTGGTTCGTTATTATTTACAACTTTAATTTTTGCTCAAACTAAAAGTGGTTTTGGTATTAAAGGTGGATTAAACTACAATGGAAATGGTGACTACTTTGAATCTATTTCTAACAATTATCAAAATCCAGATCAAAATATTGGGTACCACGTTGGAATTTTTGGTAAACTAGGTAACAAACTTTATTTTAGACCAGAGCTAGTGTATACAGCTACGTCAAGTGATTATGATGCAGGTACTTTTGATTTTAAAAAATTAGATGCACCATTATTGGTTGGTATAAAAGTGTTGGGACCTATTAGTGTTTTTGGAGGCCCTTCTGTACAGTATGTACTAGATAGTGGTTTTGAAAATGCTACTATTAACACTATAGAGAATGATTTTTCGGTAGGATTAAACTTTGGAATTGGGTTTAGTATTAACAAAATTGGATTAGACTTACGTTATGAAAGAGGTTTTAACGATAATGAAGCTACTATTATAAATAATAATATAACAATCAATAATCCTAACAGATTAGACACACGACCTGAACAGCTTATACTAAGTTTGTCCATTATGTTGTAA
- a CDS encoding acetyl-CoA carboxylase carboxyltransferase subunit alpha, whose translation MEYLEFELPIKELEDQLEKCQVIGEESDVDVTQTCKQIEKKLVATKKEIYKNLTAWQRVQLSRHPDRPYTLDYIRAICGDSFLELHGDRGFKDDKAMIGGLGKIGDQSFMFIGQQKGFNTKTRQYRNFGMANPEGYRKALRLMKSAEKFGIPVVTLLDTPGAYPGLEAEERGQGEAIARNILEMTRLKVPIITIVIGEGASGGALGIGVGDKIMMLENTWYSVISPESCSSILWRSWEYKEQAAEALKLTANDMKKMKIVDDIIKEPLGGAHTDRDTTFKTVSDAIVKAYDEFKNLSPKDLVNKRIEKYSEMGVFKG comes from the coding sequence ATGGAATATTTAGAATTTGAATTACCTATAAAAGAACTAGAAGACCAACTAGAAAAGTGTCAAGTTATTGGAGAAGAAAGTGATGTTGATGTGACACAGACTTGCAAGCAAATCGAAAAAAAGCTTGTAGCTACAAAAAAAGAAATTTATAAAAACTTAACTGCTTGGCAACGTGTACAATTATCACGTCATCCAGACAGGCCTTACACTTTAGATTATATTAGAGCCATTTGTGGCGACTCATTTTTAGAACTTCATGGAGACAGAGGTTTTAAAGATGATAAGGCAATGATTGGTGGTTTAGGAAAAATTGGTGACCAAAGCTTTATGTTTATTGGTCAACAAAAAGGGTTTAATACAAAAACTAGGCAATACCGTAATTTTGGTATGGCTAATCCAGAAGGCTATCGCAAAGCATTACGCTTAATGAAGTCTGCAGAAAAATTTGGGATTCCTGTTGTGACATTATTAGACACTCCTGGAGCTTATCCTGGTTTAGAAGCAGAAGAGCGTGGTCAAGGTGAAGCTATAGCCAGAAACATTTTAGAAATGACACGCTTAAAAGTACCTATTATAACCATAGTTATTGGTGAAGGTGCATCTGGTGGAGCATTAGGTATTGGTGTAGGTGATAAAATCATGATGTTAGAAAACACATGGTATTCTGTAATATCTCCAGAATCTTGTTCTTCTATATTGTGGCGAAGTTGGGAGTATAAAGAGCAAGCAGCAGAAGCTTTAAAACTAACTGCTAACGATATGAAAAAAATGAAAATTGTAGACGATATCATAAAAGAACCACTTGGTGGAGCACATACAGATAGAGATACAACATTTAAAACAGTATCTGATGCAATTGTCAAAGCTTATGACGAGTTTAAAAACTTATCACCAAAAGATTTAGTAAATAAACGCATCGAAAAATATTCAGAAATGGGAGTTTTTAAAGGATAA